A genomic region of Stenotrophomonas sp. NA06056 contains the following coding sequences:
- a CDS encoding pyridoxamine 5'-phosphate oxidase family protein, with translation MTTLTLPELAKKMAGIDFTMLQTHAGGQIAGRPMSNNGDVDYDGDSWFFTMENTDMVREISADPNVALGLTGSKSLLGKPPLFVHVQGRAALVRDRGTMAQHWVKDLERWFEQGVDTPGLVLIHVHASRIHYWDGEDEGEIVV, from the coding sequence ATGACTACGCTCACCCTGCCCGAACTGGCCAAGAAGATGGCCGGCATCGATTTCACCATGTTGCAGACCCACGCCGGTGGCCAGATCGCGGGCCGCCCGATGAGCAACAACGGCGATGTGGACTACGACGGCGACAGCTGGTTCTTCACCATGGAAAACACCGACATGGTGCGCGAGATCAGCGCTGACCCGAACGTGGCGCTGGGTCTTACCGGCAGCAAGTCGCTGCTGGGCAAGCCGCCGCTGTTCGTGCACGTGCAGGGCAGGGCAGCGCTGGTGCGCGATCGCGGCACGATGGCCCAGCACTGGGTGAAGGATCTGGAGCGCTGGTTCGAACAAGGCGTGGATACACCGGGGCTGGTGCTGATCCACGTGCATGCCAGCCGCATCCATTACTGGGATGGCGAGGACGAGGGCGAAATCGTGGTCTGA
- a CDS encoding DUF2975 domain-containing protein yields MCWLGILAALLAVPLVAYDRRWLLDSVHDMQAAAVHGSHLFLHFCMGLAAIVALLVLCLIFLRHLARLLRSAANERPFTHANAVRLQRMAWLMLVMEVLSIVIGLYASWMGPDFTWMEVGGGMSITGLIAVLMLFVLARVFTVGAAMRDDLDSVI; encoded by the coding sequence ATGTGCTGGCTGGGCATCCTGGCCGCGCTGCTGGCGGTGCCGCTGGTGGCCTATGACCGCCGTTGGCTGCTGGACAGCGTGCATGACATGCAGGCGGCGGCCGTGCATGGTTCGCATCTGTTCCTGCATTTCTGCATGGGCCTGGCCGCCATCGTCGCGCTGCTGGTGCTGTGCCTGATCTTCCTGCGCCATCTGGCGCGATTGCTGCGGTCTGCGGCCAACGAACGCCCCTTCACCCATGCCAACGCCGTGCGCCTGCAACGCATGGCCTGGCTGATGCTGGTGATGGAGGTGCTGTCCATCGTGATCGGCCTGTATGCCAGTTGGATGGGGCCGGACTTCACGTGGATGGAGGTGGGCGGTGGCATGTCGATCACCGGCCTGATCGCAGTGCTGATGCTGTTCGTGCTGGCCCGCGTGTTCACCGTCGGCGCAGCGATGCGCGACGATCTGGACAGCGTGATCTGA
- a CDS encoding metallophosphoesterase encodes MVAVLSTIGFLMGLYVAWRLFWPLRLPVWLKGGLSVLLVGMAVQLRIVASFWGTMASPEIPKMAIATLATGSTAVLLLALALLVLDAGLLAARLLRAPRAVSALRSKALRPSAAVLALLLSAFGVSQGMAVPKPRQIEVAIAGLPQAFDGYRVLQLTDIHASRLLTGDWVRQVVAESNALQPDLVVITGDLIDGTVQARRNDYTPLADLRAPDGVIAITGNHEYYAQYSEWMQAFRALHMQVLENSHILVRRGDAALTIAGVTDPVASRYGLPLPDLEAALAGADPVAPVILLDHRPRNAREAAARGVKLQLSGHTHGGQIIGMDQLVKRANGGFVSGRYTVDGMTLYVSNGAGLWAGFPARIGVPSEITLITLRRAR; translated from the coding sequence ATTGTCGCAGTGCTGAGTACGATTGGTTTTCTGATGGGCCTGTATGTGGCCTGGCGCCTGTTCTGGCCGCTGCGCCTGCCCGTCTGGTTGAAGGGGGGGCTGTCCGTGCTGCTGGTGGGCATGGCCGTGCAACTACGCATCGTCGCCAGCTTCTGGGGCACGATGGCCTCGCCGGAAATTCCGAAGATGGCCATTGCCACGCTGGCCACCGGCTCCACCGCCGTTCTGCTGCTGGCCCTGGCGCTGCTGGTGCTGGACGCTGGTCTGTTGGCCGCACGCCTGTTGCGCGCCCCGCGCGCCGTCTCTGCACTGCGCAGCAAGGCGCTACGCCCGTCGGCGGCGGTGCTGGCACTGCTGCTCAGCGCCTTTGGCGTAAGCCAGGGCATGGCCGTGCCCAAGCCGCGACAGATCGAGGTGGCCATTGCCGGGCTGCCGCAGGCCTTCGATGGCTACCGCGTGCTGCAGCTCACCGACATCCATGCCAGCCGCCTGCTCACCGGCGACTGGGTGCGCCAGGTCGTGGCTGAAAGCAATGCGCTGCAACCGGACCTGGTGGTGATCACCGGCGACCTCATTGACGGCACGGTGCAGGCGCGCCGCAACGATTACACGCCACTGGCGGATCTGCGTGCGCCGGACGGGGTGATCGCCATCACCGGCAACCACGAGTATTACGCGCAGTACAGCGAATGGATGCAGGCGTTCCGCGCGCTGCACATGCAGGTGTTGGAAAACAGCCACATCCTGGTGCGCCGTGGCGATGCTGCGCTGACCATCGCCGGGGTGACCGACCCGGTGGCCTCCCGTTATGGCCTGCCATTGCCCGACCTGGAAGCAGCGCTGGCCGGTGCCGACCCGGTCGCGCCGGTGATCCTTCTTGACCATCGGCCGCGCAATGCACGCGAAGCGGCGGCACGCGGGGTGAAGCTGCAGCTTTCCGGACATACCCATGGCGGCCAGATCATCGGCATGGACCAGCTGGTGAAGCGCGCCAACGGTGGATTCGTCTCAGGCCGTTACACGGTGGACGGCATGACGCTGTACGTAAGCAACGGGGCTGGCCTGTGGGCCGGCTTCCCGGCGCGCATCGGTGTGCCGTCGGAGATCACGTTGATCACGCTGCGTCGCGCGCGGTGA
- a CDS encoding GNAT family N-acetyltransferase: MIDIPLLETPRLRLRAQRLDDFPVYAAFLASPRARGMGGPFGEVAAWGQFCHDLASWHLFGHGALMIERRDTGECIGQVGINHGPLFPEQELGWLLYAGQEGHGFASEAAAALRDWAFVVRGLPTLVSYMAPDNHASQAVAVRLGGVLDGTAVRSDPDDLVFRYPY, from the coding sequence ATGATCGACATCCCGTTGCTGGAAACACCACGCCTGCGCCTGCGCGCGCAGCGCCTGGACGATTTTCCCGTATATGCCGCATTCCTTGCCTCGCCCCGGGCACGCGGCATGGGCGGGCCGTTCGGTGAGGTCGCCGCGTGGGGGCAGTTCTGCCACGACCTGGCCAGCTGGCATCTGTTCGGACACGGTGCCTTGATGATCGAGCGCCGCGACACGGGCGAGTGCATCGGCCAGGTGGGCATCAACCATGGCCCGTTGTTCCCGGAACAGGAGCTGGGCTGGTTGCTGTATGCCGGGCAGGAAGGACACGGGTTCGCCAGCGAAGCTGCAGCGGCGCTGCGTGACTGGGCATTCGTGGTGCGTGGCCTGCCGACACTGGTCAGCTACATGGCGCCGGACAACCATGCCTCGCAGGCCGTGGCCGTTCGCCTTGGCGGGGTGTTGGATGGGACAGCGGTGCGCAGCGATCCGGACGATCTGGTGTTCCGCTATCCGTATTGA
- a CDS encoding TerC family protein — protein MEWLADPSIWMGLATLVVLEIVLGIDNLVFIAILADKLPPHQRDRARVIGLALALLMRLVLLAALAWIMKLTEPLITLFEHSFSGRDLILLGGGLFLLFKGTMELHERLEGREHHEDGKKVYASFAMVVAQIVVLDAVFSLDSVITAVGMVDNLGVMYAAVTIAMALMLLASKPLTRFVNKHPTVVVLCLGFLLMIGFSLVAEGLGYKIPKGYLYAAIAFSILVEAFNQWIRFNRERNEQRQPFRQRTADAVLRLLGARQANGQHEEEADEHGSTEERLQPAEQEMIRSVLGLADRPVSSVMTVRADVQWIDMTRGHDDMVARLVASPHTRMLVGEGDLDSLRGVVQSRDLLADLLQGKPLQLEGNLREPQYVLSSASALQALELIRQHPVPLAVAVDEYGSVEGLVTANDLLAAIAGDLADTQDERYGVVSQGEDCWDADGALTLDDLQRLAGVSLPRSADYMTISGLVLEQLGRLPDIGDTLDVAGIRITVLAMEKRRITRLRVERLPEA, from the coding sequence ATGGAATGGTTGGCTGACCCCTCGATATGGATGGGCCTTGCAACCCTGGTCGTGCTGGAGATTGTTCTCGGCATCGACAACCTGGTGTTCATTGCGATCCTGGCCGACAAGCTGCCGCCACACCAGCGCGACCGTGCGCGGGTGATCGGCCTGGCATTGGCGCTGCTGATGCGATTGGTGCTGCTGGCCGCGCTGGCTTGGATCATGAAACTGACCGAGCCGCTGATCACGCTGTTCGAGCACAGTTTCTCCGGGCGTGACCTGATCCTGCTGGGCGGCGGCTTGTTCCTGCTGTTCAAGGGCACGATGGAGCTGCATGAGCGGCTGGAAGGCCGCGAGCATCATGAAGATGGCAAGAAGGTCTATGCCAGCTTCGCGATGGTGGTGGCGCAGATCGTGGTGCTTGATGCGGTGTTTTCGCTGGACTCGGTGATCACCGCCGTCGGCATGGTCGACAACCTCGGCGTGATGTATGCGGCAGTCACCATCGCGATGGCGCTGATGCTGCTGGCCAGCAAGCCACTGACCCGCTTCGTCAACAAGCACCCGACCGTGGTGGTGCTGTGCCTGGGCTTCCTGCTGATGATCGGTTTCAGCCTGGTGGCCGAGGGCTTGGGCTACAAGATTCCGAAGGGCTACCTGTACGCGGCCATCGCGTTCTCGATCCTGGTGGAAGCGTTCAACCAGTGGATACGTTTCAACCGCGAGCGCAACGAGCAGCGCCAGCCGTTCCGCCAGCGTACCGCTGATGCAGTGCTGCGCCTGCTGGGTGCGCGCCAGGCCAATGGACAGCATGAAGAAGAAGCCGATGAGCACGGCAGTACCGAAGAGCGCTTGCAGCCGGCCGAGCAAGAGATGATCCGCAGCGTGCTGGGCCTGGCCGACCGTCCGGTTTCCAGCGTGATGACCGTACGTGCCGACGTGCAGTGGATCGACATGACGCGCGGCCACGACGACATGGTCGCACGCCTGGTGGCGTCCCCGCATACGCGGATGCTGGTGGGCGAGGGCGACCTGGACAGCCTGCGTGGCGTGGTGCAGAGCCGCGACCTGCTGGCCGACCTGCTGCAGGGCAAGCCGCTGCAACTGGAAGGCAACCTGCGCGAGCCGCAGTACGTGCTGTCCAGCGCCAGTGCGCTGCAGGCCCTGGAGCTGATCCGCCAGCACCCGGTGCCGTTGGCGGTGGCGGTGGACGAGTACGGTAGCGTGGAAGGCCTGGTGACCGCCAACGACCTGCTGGCGGCCATCGCCGGTGACCTGGCCGATACCCAGGACGAGCGCTATGGCGTGGTGTCGCAGGGCGAGGACTGCTGGGACGCCGACGGCGCGCTGACCCTGGACGACCTGCAGCGGCTGGCCGGCGTGTCACTGCCGCGCAGTGCGGACTACATGACCATCTCCGGGCTGGTGCTGGAACAGCTGGGGCGCCTGCCCGACATAGGCGACACGCTGGATGTGGCCGGTATCCGCATCACCGTGCTGGCGATGGAGAAGCGCCGCATCACGCGGTTGCGGGTGGAACGCCTGCCGGAAGCGTGA
- a CDS encoding AI-2E family transporter → MQDALVAQPKPPVPRIAAWLMMLLGMWLALKLGLVVTLLSGLLVFQLTHVLASTVEGKLRPGRARAIAVIVLSAVIISALVLAGIGVASFFRNETGGPDVLLARLMDILNTSRHQVPALLQPYIPEDLTALRAAVNEWAAEHQRQLGVAGTSVVQVGVRVLIGMVLGAMIALYDELPLPKMGPLAQELIGRTSRLATAFRQVVFAQVKISLLNTVFTAVFLLGVLPLFGVHLPLSKTLVLITFIAGLLPVVGNIISNTIITIVALSVSFYVAVAALLYLVVIHKLEYFLNARIVGGEIQARAWELLLAMLVMEAAFGLPGLVAAPVFYAYVKRELVDQRWI, encoded by the coding sequence ATGCAAGACGCCCTCGTTGCCCAGCCCAAGCCCCCTGTCCCGAGGATCGCGGCCTGGCTGATGATGCTGCTGGGCATGTGGCTGGCACTGAAGCTTGGCCTGGTGGTGACCCTGCTTTCCGGCCTGCTGGTGTTCCAGCTGACCCATGTGCTGGCCTCTACCGTGGAAGGCAAGCTGCGTCCCGGGCGGGCACGGGCGATCGCGGTGATCGTGCTGTCGGCGGTGATCATCAGCGCGTTGGTGCTGGCTGGTATCGGCGTGGCTTCGTTCTTCCGCAACGAGACCGGTGGGCCTGACGTGTTGCTGGCGCGGTTGATGGACATCCTCAACACCTCCCGGCACCAGGTGCCGGCCCTGTTGCAGCCCTACATCCCCGAAGACCTGACGGCACTGCGTGCGGCGGTGAACGAGTGGGCCGCCGAGCACCAGCGGCAATTGGGCGTGGCCGGTACATCGGTGGTGCAGGTAGGCGTGCGCGTGCTGATCGGCATGGTGCTGGGTGCGATGATCGCGCTGTACGACGAACTGCCGCTGCCGAAGATGGGCCCCCTGGCGCAGGAGCTGATCGGACGCACCAGCCGCCTGGCCACCGCGTTCCGCCAGGTGGTGTTCGCCCAGGTCAAGATCTCGCTGCTCAACACCGTGTTCACCGCTGTTTTCCTGCTGGGTGTGCTGCCGCTGTTCGGCGTGCACCTGCCGCTGTCGAAGACGCTGGTGCTGATCACCTTCATCGCCGGGTTGCTGCCGGTGGTGGGCAACATCATCTCCAACACCATCATCACCATCGTGGCCCTGTCGGTGTCGTTCTATGTGGCCGTGGCTGCGCTGCTGTACCTGGTGGTGATCCACAAGCTGGAGTACTTTCTCAACGCGCGCATTGTTGGCGGCGAGATCCAGGCGCGCGCCTGGGAACTGCTGCTGGCCATGCTGGTGATGGAAGCGGCCTTCGGCCTGCCCGGGTTGGTGGCTGCGCCGGTGTTCTACGCCTATGTGAAGCGCGAACTGGTGGACCAGCGCTGGATTTGA
- a CDS encoding helix-turn-helix transcriptional regulator, with protein sequence MAIIITLDRMLQQRGMTLSELAGRIDITLANLSILKTGKARAIRFSTLDAICRELQCSPGDLLGHDPTSVQEGD encoded by the coding sequence ATGGCGATCATCATCACCCTCGACCGCATGCTGCAGCAGCGCGGCATGACCTTGTCCGAGCTGGCCGGGCGCATCGACATCACTCTGGCCAACCTGTCGATCCTGAAGACCGGCAAGGCACGTGCGATCCGCTTTTCCACGCTCGATGCGATCTGCCGCGAACTGCAATGCAGCCCCGGCGACCTGCTTGGGCATGACCCCACATCGGTGCAGGAAGGCGACTGA
- a CDS encoding sensor domain-containing diguanylate cyclase, with protein sequence MSFLTDSTEGAVEGVGAARRIGWMRFVGNGLGAVPIASIILERQDGALAWALLLLNALAWPALVLVLTHRSRQPAVVQFRCMVADSLFGGGWIAFMGLSAVPSALFAALLVADKIAAGGVRLAVRATLALMMGFALTWWALGFPYQPVSSQRTIVLCVPFLFVYGIGLSILSWQLARRVKSQNRQLQRLSRMDPLVELANRGFLILRAQQALDKAQGHGGFACLLMLDVDDFKHINDSHGHRAGDEVLRHIASTLCKFARPGDTPARLGGDEFVVLLHDCAPVDAMHVAERVRLHLLEAARQATPGIEFSVSIGIAATPCGGSVEDWLAQADRALYHAKRQGKNTASYGE encoded by the coding sequence ATGTCGTTTTTGACTGACTCGACGGAGGGCGCTGTCGAAGGCGTCGGCGCGGCGCGCCGTATCGGCTGGATGCGCTTCGTCGGCAACGGGTTGGGCGCCGTCCCCATCGCCTCGATCATCCTCGAACGCCAGGACGGCGCGTTGGCTTGGGCCCTGCTACTGCTCAACGCGCTGGCGTGGCCGGCACTGGTGCTTGTGCTGACCCACCGCTCGCGCCAGCCTGCCGTGGTCCAGTTCCGCTGCATGGTGGCCGATTCCCTGTTCGGCGGTGGATGGATCGCCTTCATGGGGCTGAGCGCGGTGCCCAGCGCACTGTTCGCCGCGTTGCTGGTGGCCGACAAGATCGCCGCCGGTGGTGTGCGCCTGGCGGTGCGTGCCACGTTGGCGCTGATGATGGGGTTCGCGCTCACCTGGTGGGCGCTTGGGTTCCCCTATCAACCCGTGTCCTCGCAGCGAACGATCGTGCTCTGCGTGCCGTTCCTGTTCGTCTACGGCATTGGACTCAGCATCCTCAGCTGGCAGCTGGCGCGGCGGGTGAAATCGCAGAACCGTCAACTGCAGCGCCTGAGCCGGATGGATCCGCTGGTCGAGCTGGCCAACCGCGGTTTCCTGATCCTGCGCGCGCAGCAGGCGCTGGACAAGGCGCAAGGGCATGGCGGCTTCGCCTGTCTGCTGATGCTTGATGTGGATGACTTCAAGCACATCAATGATTCGCATGGGCATCGCGCCGGCGACGAAGTGCTGCGGCACATCGCCTCGACCCTGTGCAAGTTCGCGCGGCCAGGCGATACGCCGGCCCGCCTGGGGGGCGACGAATTCGTCGTGCTGCTGCACGACTGCGCACCGGTGGACGCGATGCATGTGGCTGAGCGAGTGCGTCTGCACCTGCTCGAGGCCGCCCGCCAGGCCACGCCGGGCATCGAGTTCAGCGTGAGCATCGGCATTGCCGCCACGCCGTGCGGCGGCAGCGTCGAAGACTGGCTGGCGCAGGCCGATCGCGCGCTCTACCACGCCAAGCGACAGGGCAAGAACACCGCCAGCTACGGCGAGTGA
- the arsH gene encoding arsenical resistance protein ArsH, with the protein MNEPIASASLPNLAEALLPQPDPTLLGTGRTHPPRILLLYGSLRPQSFSRKLALEAEHLLRHLGCETRVFDPHALPMLDSVGADHPEVQRLRAWSQWSEGQVWISPERHGTLTGVFKNQIDWLPLEDGSVRPTQGRTLAVMQVSGGSQSFNTVNTLRVLGRWMRMLTIPNQSSVAKAWQEFDENGRMKPSAYYDRVVDVMEELVKFTLLTRDRSDYLVDRYSERKGDQEAAVLANASGAVAAR; encoded by the coding sequence ATGAATGAACCCATCGCAAGTGCCTCCCTCCCGAATCTGGCCGAAGCGTTGCTTCCCCAGCCCGACCCGACCCTGCTGGGCACCGGCCGCACGCACCCGCCGCGGATCCTGCTGCTGTATGGCTCGCTGCGCCCGCAGTCGTTCAGCCGCAAGCTGGCGCTGGAGGCCGAGCACCTGCTGCGCCACCTTGGCTGCGAGACCCGGGTGTTCGACCCGCACGCGTTGCCCATGCTCGACAGCGTCGGCGCCGATCACCCTGAAGTGCAGCGCCTGCGCGCATGGTCCCAGTGGTCCGAAGGCCAGGTCTGGATCAGCCCGGAGCGCCACGGCACGCTCACCGGCGTGTTCAAGAACCAGATCGACTGGCTGCCGCTGGAAGATGGCAGCGTGCGCCCGACGCAGGGCAGGACGCTGGCGGTGATGCAGGTCAGTGGCGGTTCGCAGTCGTTCAACACGGTCAACACGCTGCGCGTGCTGGGGCGATGGATGCGCATGCTGACCATCCCCAACCAGTCTTCGGTGGCCAAGGCATGGCAGGAGTTCGACGAAAACGGACGGATGAAACCCTCGGCGTATTACGACCGGGTGGTGGATGTAATGGAGGAGCTGGTCAAGTTCACCCTTCTCACACGCGACCGTTCGGACTACCTGGTGGATCGCTACAGCGAGCGCAAGGGTGATCAGGAGGCGGCCGTGCTCGCCAATGCATCGGGAGCGGTGGCTGCGCGATGA
- a CDS encoding GGDEF domain-containing protein, translating to MGRRASPNGLQTWLWILGGLFVLCTLPLMAIALVQGTQRYTEAEANLVSLQQLRLTFELANLVSAERGPANSLLGADIADAREQRRLAAQLAVARQRVDAATQHLQTVFQTDPRVVDETPRLHEARRRLQTARAAVDRVAGLPRGERSAEQVGHAINSMFAVYDRLQALTSVQISDLVAADREAAIPAMQGQILIDLREHGGRLASNVMAPLAVPGAWRESQVRAAQQTEGRLLELWRLAASHESVFRSEPTLSWHWDMARRQFFGQSLPMVEQLIDDGRRGVPPPWTAAEFTSRYVPTLQSLEALRDGYLGVSIARFEQTRNKEAVRLAILAATALGTLLLLALALRIAHVQILRPLLQAQRQVIQIASDTPGTEQHATHPMAEMQRLFDAIEVLRAKSHQRSALTRELRELADTDQLTGLLNRRSLEELVRQRYADGSVQAVVILLDVDHFKSINDGQGHAAGDDVLVQVAQLLRSHLRRDDCIARYGGEEFLVLLAEGDLASGRQLAESLRVALRGKDIVLSSGDTLRVTASFGVAQGTLDPIGWHALVRAADTAMYAAKSLGRDRVQVATGGRGAR from the coding sequence ATGGGCCGCAGGGCATCGCCAAACGGACTGCAGACCTGGCTCTGGATCCTCGGTGGCCTGTTCGTGCTGTGCACGCTGCCGCTGATGGCCATCGCGCTGGTACAGGGTACTCAGCGCTACACCGAGGCCGAGGCGAACCTGGTCAGCCTGCAGCAGTTGCGGCTGACCTTCGAGCTGGCCAATCTGGTGTCGGCCGAGCGTGGACCGGCCAACAGCCTGCTCGGGGCGGATATCGCCGATGCGCGGGAGCAGCGCCGGCTCGCCGCACAACTGGCGGTCGCCCGGCAGCGGGTGGACGCCGCGACGCAGCACCTGCAGACCGTGTTCCAGACCGACCCGCGGGTGGTGGACGAAACACCACGCCTGCATGAAGCGCGGCGTCGGCTGCAGACTGCGCGCGCTGCAGTGGACCGGGTCGCCGGGCTGCCCAGAGGCGAGCGCTCGGCCGAGCAGGTAGGGCACGCGATCAACAGCATGTTCGCTGTCTATGACCGGCTGCAGGCGCTGACCTCGGTGCAGATCAGCGATCTGGTCGCTGCCGATCGAGAAGCCGCGATTCCTGCCATGCAGGGGCAGATCCTGATCGACCTGCGCGAGCATGGTGGCCGCCTGGCATCGAACGTGATGGCGCCGCTGGCCGTGCCCGGCGCGTGGCGCGAGTCGCAGGTACGCGCCGCGCAGCAGACCGAAGGCCGCCTCCTGGAGCTGTGGCGGTTGGCGGCCAGCCACGAGTCGGTGTTCCGCAGCGAGCCGACGCTGTCCTGGCATTGGGACATGGCGCGCCGCCAGTTCTTCGGCCAGTCGTTGCCGATGGTGGAACAATTGATCGACGATGGCCGGCGCGGCGTGCCGCCACCTTGGACGGCAGCCGAGTTCACCTCACGCTACGTGCCGACCCTGCAATCCCTGGAAGCGCTGCGCGATGGTTACCTGGGCGTTTCGATTGCACGCTTCGAGCAGACCCGGAACAAGGAGGCGGTGCGCCTGGCCATACTGGCTGCCACCGCGCTGGGGACGCTGCTGCTGCTTGCGCTGGCGCTGCGCATTGCCCACGTGCAGATCCTGCGGCCGTTGCTGCAGGCGCAGAGGCAGGTGATCCAGATCGCCTCGGATACGCCGGGCACCGAGCAGCATGCCACCCACCCGATGGCGGAAATGCAGCGCCTGTTCGATGCCATCGAGGTGTTGCGGGCAAAGTCGCACCAGCGTTCGGCATTGACCCGTGAACTGCGCGAACTGGCCGATACCGATCAGCTGACCGGCCTGTTGAACCGGCGCTCGCTGGAGGAGCTGGTACGACAGCGATATGCCGATGGAAGCGTGCAGGCGGTGGTGATTCTGCTGGACGTCGATCACTTCAAGTCGATCAACGATGGGCAGGGCCATGCGGCCGGTGACGATGTACTGGTGCAGGTGGCGCAGTTGCTGCGCAGCCACCTGCGCCGCGACGACTGCATCGCCCGATACGGCGGCGAGGAGTTCCTGGTGCTGTTGGCCGAGGGCGATCTGGCCAGTGGCCGGCAGCTGGCCGAGTCGCTGCGGGTGGCACTGCGCGGCAAGGACATCGTGCTGAGCAGTGGCGACACCCTGCGGGTCACTGCCAGCTTCGGAGTTGCCCAAGGCACGCTTGATCCGATTGGCTGGCACGCACTGGTACGTGCTGCCGACACGGCCATGTACGCGGCCAAATCGCTTGGCCGCGACCGGGTGCAGGTGGCTACGGGTGGGCGCGGGGCACGCTGA
- a CDS encoding metalloregulator ArsR/SmtB family transcription factor — protein sequence MDRIFEALASTARRQILAYLSAGELSAGELAERFDFSKPALSSHLRILEDAGLIEREKRGQFVYFRQVPDHLANTLFSWAAEVCPVGGPLKREARARRKTPAR from the coding sequence ATGGACCGCATCTTCGAAGCCCTGGCCTCCACCGCACGTCGACAGATCCTGGCCTACCTCAGCGCCGGCGAACTCAGCGCGGGCGAGCTGGCCGAGCGCTTCGACTTCAGCAAGCCGGCACTCTCCAGCCATCTGCGCATCCTGGAAGACGCCGGCCTGATCGAACGCGAGAAGCGCGGCCAGTTCGTGTACTTCCGGCAGGTGCCCGACCACCTCGCCAACACACTGTTTTCCTGGGCCGCCGAAGTCTGTCCGGTCGGTGGCCCGCTGAAGCGCGAAGCGCGCGCACGCCGCAAGACCCCCGCCCGCTGA
- a CDS encoding DUF2867 domain-containing protein translates to MPGSTRTSRSFPSIQLPAQDGGGPVEVILIAQLGIGAGDALVSDAGQRQRHHPAFIDALDEPSARLGGMHLQHGDASSLYSFVVGAGGHPFHRHAGPRMFTAIAGSAGAELRFASASDGQLADDPSYFLRSLRRVRIPPDCLFTVRFGGGTWHQFASNSPAHPALFALSCHSNELAGAMSEHARAQAQANAADIPSLTDVLPAAHWPSAATLAATPLLQLSLQAAAPSLRARLCAQTRTLLGPLRRFSLEPLRGFVERATPAYPVCSSAAPTQGMLAGALPHSHYNDTTTLTLHNGQTGHRSASALLADVLDGFLRNPPAGVGRLMALRNRLVAPLRLRTSPLGCPVSSLLSTDRSRVFGGRFPVLDAQVDVDDRCAEVLLGADDRHLRFRSSVRVEFSEDGQVEISLGSRVQTLNAFGRFYMAMIDSAHRHYVAPALLRRAVEHALAPELAAWSGEPAHS, encoded by the coding sequence ATGCCCGGTTCGACCCGCACCAGCCGTTCGTTCCCGAGTATCCAGCTTCCGGCACAGGACGGCGGTGGCCCGGTGGAAGTCATCCTGATCGCGCAACTCGGCATCGGTGCCGGCGATGCGCTGGTGAGCGATGCCGGCCAGCGCCAGCGTCACCATCCGGCCTTCATCGATGCACTGGACGAGCCTTCGGCGCGACTGGGTGGCATGCACCTGCAGCACGGCGATGCGTCATCGCTGTACAGCTTCGTGGTGGGTGCCGGTGGCCATCCCTTCCATCGTCATGCCGGGCCACGCATGTTCACCGCCATCGCCGGCAGTGCGGGTGCTGAACTGCGGTTTGCCAGCGCATCCGATGGGCAGCTGGCGGACGATCCCTCATACTTCCTGCGGTCGCTGCGTCGTGTCCGCATCCCACCGGACTGCCTGTTCACCGTGCGCTTCGGTGGCGGCACCTGGCATCAGTTCGCCTCGAACAGTCCGGCACACCCTGCCCTGTTCGCACTTTCGTGCCACAGCAATGAGCTGGCCGGGGCAATGAGCGAACACGCACGCGCGCAGGCACAGGCCAATGCCGCAGACATCCCCAGCCTGACCGACGTGCTGCCCGCAGCGCATTGGCCCAGCGCAGCCACACTGGCGGCCACGCCGTTGCTGCAACTGTCACTGCAGGCGGCAGCGCCCAGCCTGCGCGCGCGCCTGTGTGCGCAGACGCGTACGCTGCTCGGGCCGCTGCGTCGCTTCAGCCTGGAGCCACTGCGCGGATTCGTGGAACGGGCAACGCCGGCGTACCCGGTCTGCAGCAGCGCAGCACCGACGCAGGGGATGCTCGCCGGCGCACTGCCACACAGTCACTACAACGACACGACCACGCTGACGCTGCACAACGGGCAGACCGGTCATCGCTCCGCCTCTGCCCTGCTGGCCGACGTACTGGACGGATTCCTGCGCAACCCGCCAGCGGGCGTCGGCCGCTTGATGGCCCTGCGCAATCGTCTGGTTGCGCCGCTGCGTCTACGCACCTCTCCGCTGGGCTGCCCGGTGTCGTCACTGCTGTCCACCGATCGCAGCCGCGTCTTCGGCGGACGTTTCCCGGTGCTGGATGCGCAGGTGGATGTGGATGACCGGTGTGCCGAAGTGCTGCTCGGTGCCGATGACCGCCATCTGCGGTTCCGCAGCAGCGTACGCGTGGAGTTCAGCGAGGACGGCCAGGTTGAGATCAGTCTGGGCTCGCGGGTGCAGACGCTCAATGCGTTCGGCCGCTTCTACATGGCGATGATCGACAGCGCGCATCGGCATTACGTCGCACCGGCACTGCTGCGCCGTGCAGTGGAACATGCGCTGGCGCCGGAACTTGCGGCGTGGTCGGGCGAGCCTGCGCACTCCTGA